In the genome of Salmo trutta chromosome 39, fSalTru1.1, whole genome shotgun sequence, the window GGTTTTTAAAGTGCAGATGATGTGCATTATATTTCTGTCTAACTttctctcactcatcattattcaggaTTTTCCGTAAtcctggtagcatccacattaaagAAGCGCTTTAGAAACGTATCATATTCGTATTTATAAAAAGTGACTCAAATGGCACAATACACTATTTACCATTCATTAATATTCGGcgcaaaataatctgaaacagcaaatgcatccaacacatttctagtcacaagcttgatgtagtcattgtgtgctatgaatatagggccaaatacttaactttttactactttaatacacaagtgCATTTGTCCTAATACTTTTGCTCCCCTTaaatggggtgggggggtgctgCGCTGCTATGTActataatttctaaacggttcacccaataataccctcaaattaaagctgacatctgcactttaacctcatagtcattgtatcatttcaaatccgaagtgctggagtacagagtcaGAGACAAAACAATCCACTATCCTGATACTTCTGGAGCTCACTATGTACACAGTATGCCATTACAATGTCTGTACACACTTTACTGGGGACAATTTATTTCCTTGCAGTAGCTTCTATCTTGACCTGCCTCTATCATAATTCACTGTCCTGGTAAATACTGTGACTCTATGAGCTGAACCCCTCCAGTCCTTTGTCTTTCTATCCTGCTGTTGCTAAGCTTTCCCATCTGGTCTGCCTTGCTTCTCTGACCTGCACCAACCTCTCTGCCCAGTGTGAAGTCCCAGCTTGCTGTGACTTGCCGACCCCAGTCTTTAGAGGTGGTAGTGAGCAGGATGGGGTTTGGAATGACAGGTCGCTGTAAGAATGTAGGTGTGAAACACAATCCACTATGGTACCATGTGTTACAGTATAGACTGACCAGTGTTAGGTCCTTTTCAACTGTCAAGAACCGCACAGTATACATGGTTCACCAGCAGTTCAGTCTATAAAAATACCTTTaactttattatttttttattgtgcttCCAAATGAACACCTCCTTTTTACATCAGAGCAAAAAAGCATATTGTGAAACCAGAAACCACACTTGTTAAATCCTTCGCACGGAGACCTATGGCCATAGATCTGAAGCCTGGGTGTGAGACATGGACGTTGCAACACGTTCATCTCGTGGTACTTCTACCACAGTACTCCCACTAGGTCACACCGTTCCACCTGGTGCCTGCTCTTCTGGTTCCTATAATAATGTTTAACCTGGGAGTGTGGGTGTCAACATCCAACCCTCCCTGTGCCCTCCTTATATGCACGTAAGCTCATCATTGATGAACCTTGTGGATGGAGTTGTCCCCCCTgttgatcaaatcaaatatttCTCAAGTGTTATTTTTCTGGAGAGGGGGGTTGGGGTCAATGAGGCCACTTTTAATTCAGTCATGTCAGAAAGGTAATTAAAATTCCCCCTCAGGAATAAGTAGTCTAAGTCATACCTTTTCAGTTAATTGTTTTTTCAATTCATAATTCATGTTCAGGGGTCAATAAGAACTGGTTTAGCAGCATCTGATTTTAAAGGTGTATATGGATGTTTTGGTTTAACTAAAGAGCCAGGCTTGTTTGAATCGTGGTAAAGAATCAAACATTTCAAGTGGATTTCCAGCAGTATCACAGTAGTGACTTGTAAATAATTTGACTGTGTTAAAGTTTGGACCTCCCCTGTAGTTCACACAGTAACTAAAAGATCAGAAGCTTAATACAAACCTATGATTTACTGTCTTAGCACTTTGTAGTATGGATTTCTTGGTTTTATCTGTACCTCTCCCAGGGTGACGCATCCACACGTGTGTATCGCATGGTGGTTTTCACTGATCTCAGTCTGTGTCGATGGATCTGTACAGGAGATCTAGTGTCTATCTCTGTACAGGAGGCAGCCAGTTCTCTCTGCTGACATCTCTTCACTTGAATGGCATAATTTGTTTTACCTTGATGTGGATGGTGTGTTGACTTGAGATGTGTGTTTTAAGAAGCTTACCCTTTTTGCTCCTAACACTCGTCCAACCCCACCTCCATAACTGACATGATGATCAGggtgttctttctctctttgaacatCTGGAGATGAGCCAGGAGCACCAGAAACAGCTTTTTCAGGTAAATGTCACACTGAAAATAACATCACCTCTCCCCCCCAGAGCTGAGGGCCCCTGGCCAGGTGTCTGCTGAGGCCTCATCATGAGCTGGAGCTTCCTGACGCGTCTCCTGGATGAGATCTCCAACCACAGCACGTTCGTGGGGAAGATCTGGCTGACTGTGCTCATCATCTTCCGCATCGTGCTGACGGCCGTGGGGGGCGAGACCATCTACTACGATGAACAGGCTAAGTTCGTTTGCAACACGCTGCAGCCCGGCTGTGAGAACGTCTGCTACGACGCCTTCGCTCCGCTCTCACACGTCCGCTTCTGGATCTTCCAGGTGAGACTGAGTCAAGCAAGCATATGTAAATGTTTTCTCAAGTTAGAGTGAAGTAactataaggtgtgtgtgtgtgtgtgtgtgtgtgtgtgtgtgtgtgtgtgtgtgtgtgtgtagccataaCAGATGGGATGTATAACCTTTTTGACACAAATAAACCATTAACTGCTTATGTACTTGTAAGCGATCGCTCAGGGACTTTGAATTCCCTGTCTAccatccactctctctctctctctctcctccaggtcatCCTGATCACCACCCCTACCATCATGTACTTGGGCTTTGCCATGCACAAGATCGCCCGCATGGAAGATGTTGAGTACCGGCCTCTTCATCGCGCCGGGAAGAAGAAAATGCCCATCGTGACCCGGGGGGCACAGCGGGACTACGAGGAGGCAGAGGACAACGGAGAGGAGGACCCCATGATCACTGAGGAGATCGAGGTGGAGAAGGACAAAGTGAAGGTGACAGAAGGTAGGGTGAGGGACGGCTTCTCTACACAAACTGACTCATTTCATACCTGCTTCGCTCTTTTCATTCACTCTGGTTATAAAGTTGTCACCAGGgaaattactttttattttactttaaaGCTGTGTGTGGATCCCACCTGTCCCTTTTCTTTGACTTGCCCTGTGGCATGCTGTCCGTGAGGTAATTTGTCTCTCATCTCCAGGCTCTGTGAAGAAGCACGACGGTCGGCGGCGGATCGCGCGTGACGGCCTGATGAAGGTGTACGTGTGTTCGCTGATCTCGCGCATCGCCTTCGAGGTGGCCTTCCTGTTAGGCCAGTATGTCCTCTACGGCTTCGAGGTGGCGGCCTCCTATGTGTGCACGCGCTCTCCCTGTCCGCACACGGTGGACTGCTTCGTCTCGCGGCCCACCGAGAAGACCATCTTCCTCCTGGTCATGTACGTGGTTTCTCTCCTCTGCACCACACTCACCCTCCTGGAGATTCTCCATCTCGGGGTCGGCGGGGTCCGCGACACCCTCCGTGGGCGCGCCAGAcgccaccccaccccacctcttCCCCCCGTGGCCCGGGGGTCCCTCTGCAGTTCCCGCCATGTACCCACGGCCCC includes:
- the LOC115179318 gene encoding gap junction gamma-1 protein; the protein is MSWSFLTRLLDEISNHSTFVGKIWLTVLIIFRIVLTAVGGETIYYDEQAKFVCNTLQPGCENVCYDAFAPLSHVRFWIFQVILITTPTIMYLGFAMHKIARMEDVEYRPLHRAGKKKMPIVTRGAQRDYEEAEDNGEEDPMITEEIEVEKDKVKVTEGSVKKHDGRRRIARDGLMKVYVCSLISRIAFEVAFLLGQYVLYGFEVAASYVCTRSPCPHTVDCFVSRPTEKTIFLLVMYVVSLLCTTLTLLEILHLGVGGVRDTLRGRARRHPTPPLPPVARGSLCSSRHVPTAPPGYHMVLGKKDPSGKLKAEFREPLPGDYGRESLGDEASSRDLERLRKHLKMAQQHLDLAYQNEEGQGSPSRSSSPENNTTAAEQNRLNFAQEKQAAASEKGVHA